The genomic region CGCGACGTTCAGCGGGATCCGCGAGGACATCAACGGCCCGGTCGCGGTGGCGTCGTGCAGGAGCTGGCGTAGGGCGCGTGCGATCGTCTCGCGTTCCCGCCGCGACGTCAGCCGGGCGGCGTGCACGGCCAGCGCGCTGCCCGGGGGCGCCGGTACGCCGACGGCGATGTCGCGGTCGAGCCTGTCCGCGGTCAGCCGTGCGACCAGTCGGGTCAGCAGGGAGGCCGAGGCGGCGCCGGCCTGTTCGGGCGTCCGCTGGTGGACGGTGGTGACGTGCTGTGCCTGGTGGGAAGTCATGTCGTTCGTCGTTTCACTCGGCTGCTCAACTTGTGACCACTAAACACGTTATACAGGTCACGCATGACTAGTCAAATTGCTATACCGGTCACGCGTCTCTAGAGTGGTGTCATGGCCGTCGACCGCAGACAGTGGCCCGCCGACGACGAGACCAAGCCCGCCCCGCCGGGCCTCGACCGCATCCAGGCCCTGATCAACACGGTCGAGCTGCCCGACGGCGCGGACCGGCTGGCCGATCCCGCCGACGCCGGCCCGTGGCTGCGCGACAACGGTCTGCTGGCCGCCGGCGCCGACGTCGACGAGACCGATCTGCGGTTCCTGCGTGAGGTGCGCGAGGCGTTCCGGGCGCTGGTCGTGCACAACGCCGGTGGGCCGGAGCCGTCAGTGGAGGAGCTGGCCCCGCTGCGGACGGTCGTCGCGTCCGGTGCCGCGCACGCCGAACTCGGCGACGACGGTCAGGTGCGGCTGGCGGCGGCCGGGGACTCGGTGCGCGACCGGCTGATCGAATTGGTGCTGGTGATGCGCGACGCCCAGCGCGACGGCACCTGGCCGCTGCTGAAGGCGTGCGCCAACGACGAGTGCCGGTGGGCGTTCTACGACCGGTCCCGCAACCACGGCGGCACCTGGTGCTCGATGTCGACGTGCGGCAACAAGCTCAAGAATCGGGAGTTCCGGGCGCGCAGACGCGGGTCGCGCTGATCAGCCTCGCGGGGTCACATCGACAGGTGCCAGACGAACGCGGCGGCCAGTGCGCCGAGCCCGTTGAGCGACCAGTGCAGCGCGATCGGGGCGAGCAGGCTGCCGCTGCGGCGGCGCAGCCAGGTGAACACGAAACCGGCGACCGCGGTGGCGGCGACGGCGAGCACCACGCCCGCGACCGTGCCCATCACACCGCCGCCGAACAGCCTGGTGAACCCGACATTGCCGCTGGTCAACCCCAGCGAGGAGGCGATGTGCCACAACCCGAACAGCAGCGACCCGGCGGCCGCCACCCCGCGGAACCCCCAGGCCCGGTTCAGCGCGCCGTGCAGCACACCGCGGAACGCCAGCTCCTCGGGGATCACGGTCTGCAGCGGGATGATGATCATCGAGGCCACCAGGGCGCCGGAGATCGTGGCGTAGTTGTTGTTCATGAACATCGGCCGCGTCCACGGCAGCAGCAGGCCGATCGCGATCACGGTCGCCACCACGCCGACCGCGGCCAGCGCGTAACCCGCGCCGGTCTTCCAGTGCTCGCGGCCCAGCCCGAGCTCGGCCCAGCCCAGCCCGCGGGCGCGCACCAGCAGCACCAGGGCGACGGCGGCGGCCGGAACGGTCGCGACGCTGGCCCACGGCGTGGTGAAGTGCGCGATCAGATTGGTCAGCGCCAGCACCACCACCACGACGGCGATATCGACGTAGGTGCGGAAGTGGTTCAGGGCGGACAACTGCTCGACCAGCGGATGCGGCCGCTGGGCGGGTACTGCGAGACCAGACATTGCAATCCACTCTAGCGACCCGATCAGCCGTCGCCGGCCGTTGCGCGGTATCCGGAATCCCAGGTCCACCCGGAGATCGCGGGGTCGTCCTCGCCGTGCTCGCGGGTGTAGCGGCGGGCCGCCAGCCGCGCGTCGACCATCCGCTGGCGCAGCAGAGCCGCCCGGCGGGCCAGTCCCTCCACCCGGTCGATCACGTCGATGACCAGGTGAAACCGGTCGAGGTCGTTGAGCATCACCATGTCGAACGGTGTCGTGGTGGTGCCACGCTCCTTGAAGCCGCGCACGTGCATCTGCGCGTGGTTGGTCCGCCGGTAGGTCAGCCGGTGGATCAGCCACGGGTAGCCGTGGTAGGCGAA from Mycolicibacterium phlei harbors:
- a CDS encoding CGNR zinc finger domain-containing protein, whose product is MAVDRRQWPADDETKPAPPGLDRIQALINTVELPDGADRLADPADAGPWLRDNGLLAAGADVDETDLRFLREVREAFRALVVHNAGGPEPSVEELAPLRTVVASGAAHAELGDDGQVRLAAAGDSVRDRLIELVLVMRDAQRDGTWPLLKACANDECRWAFYDRSRNHGGTWCSMSTCGNKLKNREFRARRRGSR
- a CDS encoding CPBP family intramembrane glutamic endopeptidase yields the protein MSGLAVPAQRPHPLVEQLSALNHFRTYVDIAVVVVVLALTNLIAHFTTPWASVATVPAAAVALVLLVRARGLGWAELGLGREHWKTGAGYALAAVGVVATVIAIGLLLPWTRPMFMNNNYATISGALVASMIIIPLQTVIPEELAFRGVLHGALNRAWGFRGVAAAGSLLFGLWHIASSLGLTSGNVGFTRLFGGGVMGTVAGVVLAVAATAVAGFVFTWLRRRSGSLLAPIALHWSLNGLGALAAAFVWHLSM